The following is a genomic window from Elaeis guineensis isolate ETL-2024a chromosome 10, EG11, whole genome shotgun sequence.
AGAGGCCGGTGAAGAGGAGCCCCCAGGCCCCACCCCCGCCCGTGCAGCTGGGCTGCCTCCAGCGGGTCGTCGAATCGCAGCCTCAGGGCTAGTGCGTCGAGCCCGATCAGCACCCAGGCCGCCCAAAAGCCGCACACAATAGCCGCCCAGGGCTCTACCACAAAGCAACCGGACGTGATGGCCACGAACCCGCCCAGCAGGCCGTTGCACCCGTCCAGCGCGTCCCAATGGCCCACCAGCAGCCGCCTGCCGAAGAGTGTCGTGAGGCCGGCGGCAGAGCCCGCGATCGCCCTGGTCACCGCTGTCCGGCCCACCCCGGTCCAGTTGCCCTCCTGGTGCGCGTCCGGGTAGGCCTCCAGGATCCGGCTGAAAGACCCCGGGTTAAAACCGAACCAGCCGAACCAGAGCAGGAAGGTGCCCAGCACCACCAGCGTCGCGTTGTGGCCGCGCATCGCCACGGCCTTCCCGAACGCGTCGAACCGCTCGATCCTTGGGGCCTCGATGAGCGCGCCCCACAAGCCCGCCAGTCCGCCTACCAGGTGCACCACGCCGCTCCCAGCGAAGTCAATGGAGCCGGACCCGAACAGCAACGAGCCGCCGAAATTGGGGCTAAGCCATCCGTCCGACGACCACACCCAGTGGGCGACGACCGGGTACACGAACCCGTAAGCAGGAACGAGTAGACGAGGTAGGCGCCGAACTGGGTGCGCTCCGCAATCGAACCGCTGGTAATGCCGGCCACCGCGATGGCGAAGGCCCACTGGTAGAGGAAGTCGGCGTAGCCATAGGTCTCGTTCGGGACGTCCTCGAGGGCGAAGAAGGTGGTCCCGATGAAGGGGTTGGAGTGGGAGCCTTCGCCGAAGGCAAAGCCGAAGCCGAAGAGGTAGTAGGAGATGGTTCCCACGACTGCGTCCACGACATTGGTGAGCATGATGTTCATGGCGTTCCTTGCCCTGACGGAGCCGGCGCACAGCATGGCAAAGCCCAGCTGCATTATGAACACCAGGTAGGCCGAGAAGAGAAGGTAGATGGTGTTGATAGACTCGGTCACGCTGGTCTCCCATGTCGCAGCCATGGCGCGGGCGGACAGTGGGTCGGAGGCGAAGAAGGGCCGGCGGTAAGGAAGAGACTGGTAGATAAGGATGCCTTATGACGTCAGTCAGTGGAATGGTAGATGAGGAGCAGAGACCACCCATTTAAGGGCGGCGCTGAAGTACGGTGTAGAAAACGCGGGAACCTTGGCCTGTAGCTGAACTCTCCAAAATATAACGCCAAACGGTCTAGCTCCTTAAAAaataaaggggaaaaaaaaaagccgAACGTTCTAAGGTAGCGAGTGTAATACCGCAGCACATAGGGCCCAACCACCAAAGAAAAATAGCCCAACAAGGCCTATGCACGATTTGTAAAGTactaacaaaagaaaaaaaaaaaaaaaaaaaaaaaaaaaggaaaggaaggaaaaagactCCCAATGACGTTGAATTGGAGTGGGACTCTAATGGTCCTCTATGAGAAAAAGTCTCCATCCCTCTATTATCACCCATCGCTgggatctaaaaaaaataatgggaTAGGATATTTGAGGGAAAATACTACACATAATTCATTTATTGGTTGTAAATTTATAGTACATAGGGCAATCAATattgaaataaatattttttaaaaaataatatattcatATTGAAAGGAAAGATTTTGAATAGTTACACCACATGAAAGAATCTCTTGATTGGCTTGattctctataatttttgatttGCATGATCTTGTCAATAAGAAAAGATTTTGAATTGTTGTACAATATACGAGATTTTCTTAATCAATATAATCCTCCATGATTCTCTTTAATAAGAAAAGGTTTTAAATTATTGTATAATATATGAGATTCTTTTAATCAATATAATGCTTCATGATTCCTTCCAATAAAGGAAATGTTTTGAATTGTTGCACTATACGAAATAATTTCTTAGTTGGTTTGACCTTCATAATCCTCGATTGCATGGTCTtatcgataaaaaaatattttgaattattgCATAATATATGAGATATTCTATGATTCTTGCCAATAATAATAGCTGTTTtcatgatttgatttttttggctTCAACACTCCCCTTCAAATTGGATGACGCTAAGAATCAGAGGTCGAATTTGGTCCGTAGACCGATAAAATTATTTAGGTCAGTGGCTTCATGAATATATTAGCGATTTGCGCATAGGATAGAACATAGTGAGTAATAATAGAGCCTAGGGTGATTTTTTCTCAAACAAAATGATAATCGATCTCGATGTGCTTGGTCTGAGCATGGAAAGCTAGATTGGTCGTGAGATGCAAAGCAGATAAGTTGTCGGAGAAAAGTAGTGAGGCCCGAATATGTGGGACCCCAATGTCGCGAAGTATGAATGAAATCCAAGTGAGTTTGGTGGCAGCTAAAGCAAGAACTTGATATTTGGCTTTAGTGGTGGATCACACAATAGGTTGCTTGTTGATGCACCAGAAAATATATTAGAGCCAAGGAAACTACAATATCCTATAGTAGAGCAACGCATGACTTTATATCCAGCCCAATCCATATCGGCAAAAGCAAACAAGTCCAAAGAGTTATGAGCCAGAATATGAAGTTCAAGATGTGAACTGTCTCGAACATATCAGAATATACATTTAACCATCTGAAAATGGGCAATAGTTGGGACGTGCATGTGTTGACATACATTGTGAACCACAAAAATCCGGGCATATGAGAGTAAGATATTGAAGAACTCCAACAAAGCTTCAATAGTTCAAGGAATGATTATACAGTTGATCATCATGTTTGAGTGGTGGTGGTTTGGCAGTCGTAGGAGTGACAATCGATTTACGTTGCTACTGATGTTGATCCCTAAGAAATAATGAAGCAGGCCgaggtctttcatggaaaacaccTGACCAAGGGCATGAATAAGGTGGTCCAAAAGTTTTAGAGAATCATCTATGAGAATGATATCATCAACGTAGAGTAACATGATGATACTGTGACTGTCGTGGTGATAAATAAATAGTAATGGATTGCCACTGCTGCAGCAAAAACCATACCCGATAAGAAAGTTATTAAACTTGTCGAACCATGTCCGAAGGGCTTGTTTGAGCCTATATAAAGCATGTCGAAGTAAGCAGACATGATCAGGATAGGATGGGTCGTGGAAGCCAGACGATTGCTCCATATAAACAGAGACATTGAGATCGCCGTGTAAGAAGATGTTCTTGATGTCTAGTTGATAAACCGGCCAATTCTAAATAGTGGCAACCATTAGAACAATGTGAATGCTATCCAGCTTACTGAACAAAAAATTTTCAAGAAATCGACACCCTCCTCTTGGTGGATGCTTTTTGCTACAAGATGGATTTTTAGTCGATCAAACGTCTCATTTGCATGAAGCTTTGATTTGAACATCCATTTGCAACCAACTACGTCCATCGAGAGACGATGGGGGACAAGCTCCTAGGTTCAATTGGCTGCGAGAGCATTTAACTCTTCATGCATAGCGGTTGTCCATCTGAGTTTCGGGAGGAATAGACAATAATACAATATTTTTGTAGGTCTTTTTTTATCTGTATGaaaaaagtaaaattaaaaaaacaTTGACTTTTAAAGAGTTTATAAATAATAATGCTTCATTTTACATGCATGGTATGTGACAAAATGTATTAGTATATGATAAGAAAGGGTGGAACTCAAAGCCACTATAAATGTTCCGGGCAAGTTTGGATGGTGTTTGGCATGATTACCAATTttggtttataatttttaaaaaatcaaaatttattttttttctaaaaccaATCGTGAAGTCTATTTTGTAATCACAAAGATTCTCATAATAATAACTATTGATAGTAGAGAATGATGATGATGGTAATGATGGAGATAGTCGCACTGATGGTAGAAAATTCTAGTAATAATAACTCTTGATAGTAAAAGATGATGATGATAGTAGTGATAGAAATGGCAGCCTTGATGATAGTGACGATGATAATAATAACCATGGAGGATATTAGGATGGTAATAGCTAAAATTATGTCAATGATAGCTATAATGGTGGCAACGACAATAGTTTGCAGTGATAGCAAAGATGATATCAATAATGACAGCAATAATAATTATAGAAATGGTGGCAGTGATGAACATAAAAAGAATGAATATTCAAATTCAGTCATAACTCATAATTccttattttcaaattttcaaaaattggataataattttaaaaatctgGAAATATTTTACATTCAGATGTTTGTGtttttgaaaggaaaaacaaaatTGAAAACTAACAGCCGGGCCTGAACTCCGCCCGTCCTTTAAAAAAGGATCGAATGCATGTGATGGGTGTTAACCTTTAGAAACACGCATGTACCATGCTTGAAGTGATCTGCTGGCATCCGACCACGGTCGCATCCTAAAACCAACCCTTTTAAGTTTACGTCAGCCAATAAACAAAAGATATAACTACAAATGttgaattttatttcatattgataTTACTGCAACAAAAACATAGACTAAAGACAGTTCAACAAAAACGAAAATCGGAGATACGGTATAACCTCCAGCCACGATACTCTAACAGTTTTATTTCACTAGAGTATCAAAACATAACTGTCCGGCTTCATCTATTTAACCTCATGCACTTTTAGCCTTGACCTTTTGCAGGAAGAGAGTCCTGAAAACCCAAGCAGCCAGAATGGCACCAATGAAAGGGCATATCCAGTAGACATAAAATTGTTCCCATGTATTGTGGCGGTTGTTGATATATGCCCAACCAAATGCCTGTTAACAGAAAATAATTTTGTCAAATTTGAagaactaaaataaaaataaacaataCTAGATAAAATACTGACAGTTG
Proteins encoded in this region:
- the LOC140851902 gene encoding LOW QUALITY PROTEIN: ammonium transporter 1 member 3-like (The sequence of the model RefSeq protein was modified relative to this genomic sequence to represent the inferred CDS: inserted 1 base in 1 codon; deleted 1 base in 1 codon), with product MAATWETSVTESINTIYLLFSAYLVFIMQLGFAMLCAGSVRARNAMNIMLTNVVDAVVGTISYYLFGFGFAFGEGSHSNPFIGTTFFALEDVPNETYGYADFLYQWAFAIAVAGITSGSIAERTQFGAYLVYSFLLXGFVYPVVAHWVWSSDGWLSPNFGGSLLFGSGSIDFAGSGVVHLVGGLAGLWGALIEAPRIERFDAFGKAVAMRGHNATLVVLGTFLLWFGWFGFNPGSFSRILEAYPDAHQEGNWTGVGRTAVTRAIAGSAAGLTTLFGRRLLVGHWDALDGCNGLLGGFVAITSGCFVVEPWAAIVCGFWAAWVLIGLDALALRLRFDDPLEAAQLHGGGGAWGLLFTGLFAHKELVVQAYNSGVVRVSRPFGLLMGGGWGLLGAQVVEVAAIVGWVSLTMVPVFYVLHKLRLLRISADEELAGLDVSSHGGYAQPGFYADYVRMHDGRRSP